One Actinomycetospora corticicola genomic window, CAACAGATCGGACAGCGCGACCACCAACGACGCCGGCGGCCACCACCGGAACACCCCGCTCGTGGTGCCGTCGACCACCGGGGTGTCGGGCCCGCACATCCCGCGCAGGAACAGGTAGGCGACGCCCCCGAGGTGCTGCTCGGGGGCGTAGCCGCGCACCCGCCAGCGCAGGAAGCGGTGCAGCGCTACGCCGTAGAGCATCGCCTGCAACGGGTAGTGCGCCCGGATCATGGCGCTGCGCATCTGCTCCGGCCCGTAGTGCGCGGTGGTCAGCGGGTCGGGCACCCCCGTGGTCGCGATCGGGCCGAGCCAGTTCGTCTTGTGGTCGACGATGACGAAGCGGCCGTCGGGGTCGCGGAGCACCGCGTCGATGCTGCCCGTCAGGTAGCCGCGCAGGACCTGGCCGGAGAGCCCCTCGAGGACGTCGGCGTACTCGGCCAGCGGGTCGTCGGCGGGGAGGTGGGCGCGCAGCAGCGCGGCCGCACCGCCCAGCGTCACGGTCGCGGCGGCGGGGTGGTCGCCCCCGGCGAGCGGCAGCTCGAAGTCGAGTTCGACGAGGCGGTCCGAGGGGACGACGTCGCCGTAGCTCCAGGGCCCCGAGGACGCCGTACCGACCGGGGTCCGCAGCACCGGCTCGAGCGCCACGGCGAGCTCGGCCGCCCCGACCCCCGCGACGGGCCGCTGCGCGAGGGCCTCGGCGGCGGCCTCGACCAGCGCGGGCCCGAAGTCGCCGGTCGAGGTGTCGACGGTCTCCAGCACGGTGTGCACGAGCACGCCGAACGCGGCACCGACGGGCAGGTCGGCCATCGGCGAAGGCAGCCCGTCGTCGGACGCCGCGGCCACCTCGAGGTCCCCCTCGTCGTCGAGCGTCGACTCCTCCGGCTCGGACGTCGCCGTCTCCGCGGCGTGCGCCGCGTGCGCGTCGGCGGTCAGCGACGAGTAGGAGGAGCGCCGCCACGCGAGGTCGAGCTCGCGGCCGAACCGCGCCACACCGAGGCCGCCGTGCTCCTCGGCGGCCGGGACGAAGGGGACCGCCGGCCGCTTCACCACCGGCTCGACGGCGAGGTCGGGGCCCGCGAGCGCGGTGAGCTCGTCGAGCACGGCCGTGTCCTCGGCCAGGGTCACCATCGCGTCCGGCTCCCGCCCCGGCCCGCGCCCCGGGCTGCGCAGCAGACGGTTCAGCGCGGACGCGGCGGTGTGCGCGGACGGTGCCCACCACGCGACCACCTGGCTGCGGGCACGGGTGAGCGCCACGTAGAGCAGCCGGAGGTCCTCGCCGTCGTCCTCGTGGCGGTGCGCCCGGCAGTGCTCCTGCCAGCCGGGCCCCTCGGTGGGCCCGCCCACGGCGCGGATCCGTCGACCCGCGGCGTCGTGGTGCAGGACCTCCTCCGGGGTGTCGCGGACCCAGCGGTCCCAGCCGAACGGCACGTAGACGACCGGGAACTCCAGGCCCTTGCACTTGTGCACGGTGAGGATCTGCACGGCGTCCGCGTCCGATTCCAGACGACGGGTGCGCTCCGGCCGGGCGTCGGCCCGCCGTCCCTCGGCCTCGACGATCCGTAGCCGCAGCCACTCGGTGATCGCGACGACCCCGAGCCGGCCGGCCGAGGCCTGGGCGTGCAGCACCTGCCCGACGTGGCGGACGTCGGTGAGCAGGCGCTCGCCGCCGACCGCGCCGAGCACCCGGCGCGTGAGGTCGGTGGTGGTGGAGACGGCCTCGAGCAGCGCCGCCACCCCGCGGTCACGCAGCACGGCGGCCCACCGCCGCAGGTTCTCCCCCACCTCGGCGAGCAGGGCGGCGTTCGCCCCGGCCCAGCCGTCGGTGTCGAGGTCGGCGGCCCGTGTGCCCACGAAGCAGGTCAGCGCGGCCGCCCGGACGCGCGTGGCCCGACCGGGCTGCTCGAGGGCCTCCAGCAGCGCCAGCCACTCCCGCGCCGCCGTCGTCGAGAACACGCTCGCCGCGCCGGCGAGCACCGCCGGCACCCCGGCCTCGGCCAGCGCCTCGCGGACCTGGTCGGACTGCGCGTTGGTGCGCACGAGCACGGCGACGTCGCCCGGCCCGAGCGACCGCCCGTCCCACGTGGAGTCGGCGGCCAGCAACGCGGTCAGGTCCGCGACGAGGTCGGTGACCACCGCGTCGCGCACCGGGGTGATCTCGGGGAGCCCGGTGCGCCAGTTCGCCCGCAGCCCGGCGCGGGGCAGGACGCGCAGCCGGAACGGCGTGTCGACGGGGGCGCCGGCGAGCCGGGGATCGGCGTGGGCGGCACCGACCGGGCGGACGACGATGCGGTCGTCGCCGAGGGCCGCGCCCGCGAAGACCCGCTCGAGGGCGGAGAGCAGCCCGGCGTCGCTGCGGTGGTTGACGGCGAGCGTGGCCCGCGCGTCGGCGGAGTCGGCCGCGGCGAGGTAGCTGACGACGTCGGCGCCGCGGAACGCGTAGATGGCCTGCTTCGGGTCACCGATCACGGTGAGCAGGCAGTGCCCGTGGAACGCGACCCGCAGGATGTCCCACTGCACCGGGTCGGTGTCCTGGAACTCGTCGACCAGGACGACGAGGTACCGCTCGCGCAGCCGGACCCGGGCCGCCTCGCCCAGCACCGGGTCGGTCAGCGCGGCGTGCAGCCGGGTGAGCATGTCGTCGAAGGTGAACAGCCGACGGGCGCGCTTGCGGTGCTCGACCTCGGTGCGCACGGCGGCCGCGAACCGGGCCCGGGCGTCGGCCGGACCCGTGACCTCCCCGGGGGCGGGCGCGAGGGTCGCGGTCGGGTCGCCGATCGCGGCCCGGCCGAGGACGAGCGCCGTGGCGTGGTCGAACGGCGGCGGGCCGGCCGTCTCCGGGGCGTAGGCCCGGACGTAGAAGTCGTCGACGACCTCGGTGACCACGTCGTCGATCGACTCGACGAACACCGCGTCGGCGTCGGTGTCCCCCGCGACGCCGAGGCCCGCCAACATGTCCTGGCAGAACTGGTGGGTCGTGGCGATCGTCGCGGTGTCGAAGTGGGCGAGCGCGTGGGCCAGCCGCCGGCGGCGCCGGGCCCGCTCCGCCTCGTCGACGTCGACGATCAGCGCGGTCACCGCGTCGGTCGGCATCCCGCCCGCCCGCAGCGCCCGCTCCACCGCGACGAACCGCTCCCGCACCCGTTCGCGCAGTTCACGGGTGGCCTCGCGGCCGAACGTGACGAGCATGAGCTGGTCGAGCTGCGCGCGGCCCTCGGCGACGTAGCGGGCCGCGAGCGCGGCGATCGTGTACGTCTTGCCGGTCCCGGCGCTCGCCTCCAGCACCGTGGTGCCCTCGGGCAGCTCACCGAGGACGTCGAAGGACCGGACGTCGGTCTCCACCGTGCTCATCGGTAGTGCTCCTCCTGCCCGCGCTCGGCCTCGCGCAGCGGCTTCCAGAACCGCACGGCGAGCTCCCCGAACCGCGTCGACTCGACCTCCCCGGCCGGCCCGGCCACGTCGTCCAGCGTGCGGTCGCGGCCCCAGACGAGGACGTGCGCCGCGTCGTTCGCCTCGCCGAAGCGGGACGACCACTCCCGCCGGGCGGTGTCGAACGCCTGCTTCGTGGTCCGCCGCGGGCGGTCGGCGACGTAGCGCTCGGAGACCTTCGCGAACAGCGGCAGCGGCTCGCGCAGCCCCTCGGCGCGCAGCGCCACGAGGTCGGCGAGCACGGCCCGCGCGTGCTCGGGGGTGATCCCGGTGATGTCGGCCCGGGCGGTCGGCTCGTCGCGACCGCCCTTCCCGATGGTGGCGGCGGACCAGGACCCGTCGGGGTGCGCGGCGGCCAGCGCGAGCAGGTGCACCCAGGTGACGGCCCGGTGCTTCGGCGCGAGCCGGGAGAAGCTCACGGCGGCCACGGTCGAGCCGCGGACCCCGGACACCGTGCCCACCACGGTGGGCCCCCCGTCGAGCGGCACCGTGACGGTGAGGTCGCGCGCCGGTTCGGCCCACAGCGGGTCGGCCACGAGCTTGATCGCCTCGGCCTGCTTCCCGACCCGGCGCAGCAACGCGACCCCCAGCGCCCCCGGGGGCAGGGTGCCGCGCCGACGCTCGGCCTCCATGCAGGCGGTGACGTCGTGGCCCGCCAGCCGGTCGGCGAGCAGCCGCTCCCCGATCGCCCAGGTGGCCAACGCGTCCGGCGCGACGGGGAGGGCCTCGTCGGGCTCCTCCTCCTCGCCACGGGCGACCAGCGACAGCCGCTGGCGCAGGAAGGCGCGCACCGGGTGCTCGACGAACTTCACGAGGTCGGCGAGGTCGACCTCGGTGGACGGGCGGGCCGGCAGCGGCCCCTCCAGGAACACCGTCCGGGTCCGCCGCCCGGACACCAGCGAGC contains:
- a CDS encoding UvrD-helicase domain-containing protein, producing the protein MSTVETDVRSFDVLGELPEGTTVLEASAGTGKTYTIAALAARYVAEGRAQLDQLMLVTFGREATRELRERVRERFVAVERALRAGGMPTDAVTALIVDVDEAERARRRRRLAHALAHFDTATIATTHQFCQDMLAGLGVAGDTDADAVFVESIDDVVTEVVDDFYVRAYAPETAGPPPFDHATALVLGRAAIGDPTATLAPAPGEVTGPADARARFAAAVRTEVEHRKRARRLFTFDDMLTRLHAALTDPVLGEAARVRLRERYLVVLVDEFQDTDPVQWDILRVAFHGHCLLTVIGDPKQAIYAFRGADVVSYLAAADSADARATLAVNHRSDAGLLSALERVFAGAALGDDRIVVRPVGAAHADPRLAGAPVDTPFRLRVLPRAGLRANWRTGLPEITPVRDAVVTDLVADLTALLAADSTWDGRSLGPGDVAVLVRTNAQSDQVREALAEAGVPAVLAGAASVFSTTAAREWLALLEALEQPGRATRVRAAALTCFVGTRAADLDTDGWAGANAALLAEVGENLRRWAAVLRDRGVAALLEAVSTTTDLTRRVLGAVGGERLLTDVRHVGQVLHAQASAGRLGVVAITEWLRLRIVEAEGRRADARPERTRRLESDADAVQILTVHKCKGLEFPVVYVPFGWDRWVRDTPEEVLHHDAAGRRIRAVGGPTEGPGWQEHCRAHRHEDDGEDLRLLYVALTRARSQVVAWWAPSAHTAASALNRLLRSPGRGPGREPDAMVTLAEDTAVLDELTALAGPDLAVEPVVKRPAVPFVPAAEEHGGLGVARFGRELDLAWRRSSYSSLTADAHAAHAAETATSEPEESTLDDEGDLEVAAASDDGLPSPMADLPVGAAFGVLVHTVLETVDTSTGDFGPALVEAAAEALAQRPVAGVGAAELAVALEPVLRTPVGTASSGPWSYGDVVPSDRLVELDFELPLAGGDHPAAATVTLGGAAALLRAHLPADDPLAEYADVLEGLSGQVLRGYLTGSIDAVLRDPDGRFVIVDHKTNWLGPIATTGVPDPLTTAHYGPEQMRSAMIRAHYPLQAMLYGVALHRFLRWRVRGYAPEQHLGGVAYLFLRGMCGPDTPVVDGTTSGVFRWWPPASLVVALSDLLAGDAAERSSTGSAGDAAERSSTGSAGGTSS